The following are encoded together in the Arcticibacterium luteifluviistationis genome:
- a CDS encoding AAA family ATPase, with product MITKININKVASYKSQTTLETDKALNLIYGLNGTGKSTLSNYLLKITDEKFKDCSVEGLDENHEILVYNQTFIQENFFESESLKGIFTLSKENKEAETKISSAQKEIGKLDGEKIKKNEELESEKISISQKTENAKSIVWKIKTDYSGGDRVLEFCLEGHKGSKDNLFSHIISLEKFTEKPTKSIDELKNEVQEIMGENAQKYTYVPKITFSSSSIETENIFKKEIVGNENSSVSQLITQLGNSDWVKSGLKYLPDGPLKENKDCPFCQEKTISNELVESIKDYFDASYEADINSIKTSLEEYSESIQQIPNKTEFEANPKFEVFKKDFEIKFSAFNQLVKFNKKKIEEKIKTPSLARTLENSTKSLEEINDVISKMNASILEHNNNIDQKATVKTTIKKTFWEIMRWDYDQTISSFLLDYNTSKAKTDLMNVSIEDYDKKISEQRSIIYEQQKKTVNIDEAVASINNGLIDLGITDFKIENHSDNLYKIVRGENKERVFRSLSEGEKMIISFLYFLEMCRGKQEATDTGKKKIIVIDDPISSLSHIYIFNIGRLIKKEFFGEKETKKDEETGERINIWNYKYEQVFILTHSLYFFYEITETKHEERKETQKLFRLIKNNNGSSFQRMKYEEIQNDYQAYWYIIKDENQPPALIANCMRNVIEYFFNFVEKKDLNNFFNQEPLSSNRFQAFYRYINRESHSLGQNIFDFKEFDYADFKDGFAELFKVAGYEEHHQKMIK from the coding sequence GTGATTACTAAAATAAACATAAATAAAGTAGCGAGTTATAAAAGTCAAACGACTTTAGAAACAGATAAGGCATTAAATTTAATTTATGGCTTAAATGGCACGGGCAAAAGCACTTTATCAAATTATCTTTTAAAAATAACAGATGAAAAGTTTAAAGATTGTTCTGTTGAAGGTTTAGATGAGAATCACGAAATATTAGTTTATAACCAGACATTTATTCAAGAAAACTTCTTTGAATCTGAAAGTCTTAAAGGGATTTTTACTCTTTCTAAAGAAAATAAAGAAGCGGAAACAAAAATTTCCAGTGCCCAAAAAGAAATAGGAAAACTAGACGGAGAAAAAATCAAAAAAAACGAAGAGCTTGAAAGTGAAAAAATATCAATAAGTCAAAAAACTGAAAATGCAAAAAGCATAGTTTGGAAAATTAAAACCGACTATAGTGGAGGCGACCGTGTTCTTGAGTTTTGTTTGGAAGGTCATAAAGGCTCAAAGGACAACTTATTTAGCCATATTATTAGTTTAGAAAAGTTCACTGAAAAACCAACAAAAAGCATTGATGAATTAAAAAATGAGGTACAGGAAATTATGGGAGAAAATGCTCAAAAATATACCTATGTACCTAAAATCACATTCTCATCTTCAAGTATTGAAACAGAAAATATTTTCAAGAAAGAAATTGTAGGTAATGAAAACAGTAGCGTATCTCAATTAATTACACAACTTGGCAACTCTGATTGGGTAAAATCAGGATTGAAATATTTACCCGATGGACCATTAAAAGAAAATAAAGATTGCCCTTTTTGTCAAGAAAAAACTATTTCAAACGAACTAGTAGAAAGTATCAAGGATTACTTTGATGCTTCATATGAAGCGGATATAAACTCTATTAAAACTTCTCTAGAAGAGTATTCAGAATCTATTCAGCAAATCCCTAACAAAACCGAATTTGAAGCCAATCCAAAATTTGAAGTGTTCAAAAAGGATTTTGAAATTAAATTTAGTGCTTTCAATCAATTAGTGAAGTTTAACAAAAAAAAGATTGAAGAAAAAATTAAAACACCAAGTTTAGCTCGAACACTTGAAAACTCGACAAAATCATTAGAAGAAATTAATGATGTTATCAGTAAAATGAACGCTTCAATTTTAGAACATAATAATAATATTGACCAAAAAGCAACCGTAAAAACAACGATAAAAAAGACCTTTTGGGAAATTATGCGTTGGGATTATGACCAAACAATCAGTTCATTTCTTTTGGACTATAATACATCAAAGGCTAAAACAGATTTAATGAATGTATCAATCGAAGATTATGACAAAAAAATTTCTGAACAAAGGTCAATTATATACGAACAGCAAAAAAAGACAGTAAATATTGACGAAGCAGTTGCTAGCATTAATAATGGATTAATTGACTTGGGTATCACGGATTTCAAAATTGAAAATCATTCTGATAATCTTTACAAAATAGTGAGAGGAGAAAACAAAGAAAGAGTTTTCCGTTCTTTAAGTGAAGGAGAAAAAATGATTATTAGTTTCTTATACTTTCTAGAAATGTGCAGAGGTAAACAAGAAGCAACCGACACAGGTAAAAAGAAAATTATTGTTATTGACGACCCTATTTCTAGTCTTTCTCATATCTATATCTTCAATATCGGCAGACTAATTAAAAAAGAGTTTTTTGGAGAAAAGGAAACAAAAAAAGATGAGGAAACGGGCGAACGGATAAATATTTGGAACTATAAATACGAACAAGTTTTTATATTAACTCACAGTCTATATTTCTTTTACGAGATTACAGAAACAAAACACGAGGAACGAAAAGAGACTCAAAAGCTGTTTAGACTTATAAAAAACAATAATGGCAGTAGTTTTCAAAGAATGAAATACGAAGAGATTCAAAATGACTATCAAGCATATTGGTATATAATAAAAGATGAAAACCAACCACCAGCTTTAATCGCAAATTGTATGCGAAACGTTATTGAGTATTTTTTCAATTTCGTTGAGAAGAAAGATTTAAATAACTTTTTCAATCAAGAACCTTTAAGTTCTAATAGATTTCAAGCATTTTATAGGTATATAAATAGAGAATCTCACTCGTTAGGTCAAAACATATTTGACTTTAAAGAGTTTGACTATGCTGACTTTAAAGATGGTTTTGCTGAATTATTTAAGGTAGCAGGTTATGAGGAACATCATCAAAAAATGATAAAATAA
- a CDS encoding MFS transporter — protein sequence MVKTTKVRYGILAAIFVNVVINYMDRSNISVAASLISEELNLDTIKMGFLFSAFGFAYSFSQIPGGFLADRLKIRGFYALSILLWSVATVIQGFVTGFIVLLVLRVLIGIFESPSYPMNNKIVTKWFPANERASSIAIYTSGQFIGLAFLTPVLTAIQFYFGWRALFFITGGIGILWGMIWYLFYRDPKDSKRISEAELKLIEDGGGIDDSPNADGASKFNWNHLKVVLTNRKLWGIYLGQFGLGATIIFFLTWFPKYLVDYKGMDFLQSGYMASIPFIFAFFGVLISGFISDLLVKKGSSPTFARKLPIIVGLLLSTTIVGANYVNDPFWVTFFMSIAFFGNGLASIAWVLVSLLAPKELLGLTGGVFNFIGGLSGMVVPAAIGYLVQGGDFAPAIMFVSVLALMGAASYIFLVGKVERVELG from the coding sequence ATGGTAAAAACAACTAAAGTTAGATACGGAATTTTAGCTGCCATTTTTGTGAATGTAGTGATAAACTACATGGACCGAAGTAATATTTCTGTGGCAGCTTCTTTGATAAGTGAAGAGTTAAACCTTGATACTATTAAGATGGGTTTTCTCTTTTCGGCCTTTGGGTTTGCCTATTCATTTTCACAAATACCCGGAGGTTTTTTAGCTGATCGTCTGAAAATAAGAGGCTTTTATGCTCTTAGTATACTCCTATGGTCTGTAGCTACGGTCATTCAGGGTTTTGTAACAGGCTTTATTGTCCTTTTGGTTTTACGGGTTTTGATTGGGATTTTCGAATCGCCGTCCTACCCAATGAATAATAAGATAGTGACAAAGTGGTTTCCTGCCAACGAAAGAGCCAGTTCAATTGCTATTTATACCTCTGGTCAATTCATAGGTTTGGCGTTTTTAACTCCAGTACTTACCGCTATTCAATTTTATTTTGGTTGGAGAGCATTGTTTTTTATTACTGGAGGTATCGGAATTCTGTGGGGGATGATATGGTACCTGTTTTACCGAGACCCAAAAGACTCAAAAAGAATTAGCGAAGCAGAGTTAAAACTTATTGAAGATGGCGGTGGAATTGACGATAGTCCTAATGCCGATGGTGCTTCAAAATTCAATTGGAATCACTTAAAAGTAGTATTGACCAATAGAAAACTATGGGGTATTTATTTAGGTCAGTTTGGGCTCGGAGCCACCATTATTTTCTTTTTGACATGGTTTCCTAAATACTTGGTAGACTATAAAGGGATGGATTTTTTACAATCAGGCTATATGGCCTCTATTCCATTTATTTTTGCATTTTTTGGCGTATTAATTTCAGGGTTTATTTCAGACCTATTGGTCAAAAAAGGCTCGTCACCCACGTTTGCCAGGAAACTGCCAATTATTGTAGGATTGTTACTTTCAACCACCATAGTGGGAGCCAATTACGTGAATGACCCGTTTTGGGTTACATTTTTTATGTCTATCGCCTTCTTTGGGAATGGATTGGCATCAATAGCCTGGGTATTAGTTTCGCTTTTAGCACCGAAAGAACTACTTGGGTTAACAGGTGGAGTTTTCAACTTCATAGGTGGTTTATCCGGCATGGTAGTACCAGCGGCTATTGGCTATTTAGTGCAAGGTGGAGATTTTGCCCCAGCCATCATGTTTGTAAGTGTTTTGGCTTTAATGGGAGCAGCCAGTTATATCTTTTTAGTAGGAAAAGTGGAAAGGGTGGAGCTTGGGTGA
- the dgoD gene encoding galactonate dehydratase, with the protein MKIKSFELFKVPPRWLFLKIETDNGIIGWGEPIVEGKADTVKAAVIELMESLIGKDPQDIETHWNNMYRGGFYRGGPVLMSALSGIDQALWDIKGKFFNTPIYNLMGGKARDKVKVYSWIAGETKEDLVNGILRAKSEGFEAVKMNATNELQIIDSYKKIDWVLERVAALREAVGYSVDIGIDFHGRLHKAMAKVMASALDEYHPMFIEEAVEPENNEALRDIANACSIPIATGERMFSRWQFKKILSSGYVDIIQPDLSHAGGITECKKIISMAEAYDVAAAPHCPLGPIALSACLQVDASCHNAFIQEQSLGVQYSAGDGKDLLNYLTDKSVFDFKDGFVEVIKGPGLGIEVNEEYVKEQAKISHNWKSPTWFNKDGSIAEW; encoded by the coding sequence ATGAAAATTAAAAGCTTTGAACTCTTTAAAGTTCCACCAAGATGGCTCTTCTTAAAAATTGAAACAGATAACGGTATAATAGGTTGGGGCGAGCCCATAGTGGAAGGAAAAGCAGACACCGTAAAGGCGGCTGTGATAGAATTGATGGAGTCTTTGATAGGAAAAGACCCGCAAGACATTGAAACCCACTGGAACAACATGTACCGTGGTGGTTTTTATAGAGGAGGTCCAGTGTTGATGAGTGCTCTTTCTGGCATAGACCAGGCACTTTGGGATATTAAAGGCAAGTTTTTTAATACACCTATTTATAACCTCATGGGAGGGAAGGCTAGAGACAAAGTCAAAGTCTACTCTTGGATAGCAGGTGAAACAAAGGAAGACCTCGTAAACGGAATTTTAAGGGCTAAGTCTGAAGGTTTTGAGGCAGTCAAAATGAATGCTACCAACGAACTTCAAATTATAGATAGTTATAAAAAAATTGATTGGGTTTTGGAGCGAGTAGCCGCTCTTCGTGAAGCTGTAGGTTACTCCGTAGATATAGGCATAGACTTTCATGGAAGGTTACATAAGGCCATGGCAAAAGTGATGGCGAGTGCTTTGGATGAATATCATCCTATGTTTATTGAAGAGGCTGTAGAGCCAGAAAACAATGAAGCTCTTAGAGACATTGCCAATGCTTGTTCCATTCCAATAGCTACTGGAGAGCGTATGTTTAGCCGTTGGCAATTCAAGAAAATTCTTTCAAGTGGTTATGTAGATATCATTCAGCCAGACTTGTCCCATGCGGGTGGAATTACAGAATGTAAAAAGATTATTAGCATGGCAGAGGCCTATGACGTAGCTGCTGCCCCACATTGTCCGCTTGGGCCTATTGCTTTATCGGCATGTCTTCAGGTAGATGCCTCTTGTCATAATGCATTTATTCAGGAGCAAAGTTTAGGAGTACAGTATAGTGCTGGTGACGGAAAAGATTTGCTTAATTACCTTACAGACAAAAGTGTTTTTGACTTCAAAGATGGATTTGTAGAAGTAATTAAAGGCCCAGGGTTGGGAATAGAGGTAAACGAGGAATATGTAAAAGAGCAAGCAAAAATTAGCCATAATTGGAAAAGTCCTACTTGGTTTAACAAAGATGGAAGTATAGCAGAATGGTAA
- a CDS encoding sulfatase, protein MKKFLPLLLSIVCLSAAGQKKPNIVLLFADDAGYADFGFHGSTEMKTPNLDRLAKQSVRATQAYVSDPTCGPSRAGLLTGKYQQRFGYEENNVPGFMSPVSAADGLEMGLPLEEKTIADYLKKVGYTSAIFGKWHQGGADRFHPLKRGFDTFAGFRGGARSFFAYPKPPADPQNKFEYGFNNFQEPQKYLTDLLADEAVKFISENKEKPFFAYVAFNAVHTPMEATEEDLAQFPNLKGDRKVAAAMMLAMDRACGKILDHLDKEGLTENTIVIFTNDNGGPIEHNASINAPLAGAKASHLEGGIRVPFLIKWPGHLTANTTYDLPISTLDFLPTFYAVGGGNSKELTDLDGVDIMPFLSGKEEARPHEIMYWKKDARCVVREGDWKFIRYPDRPAELFRIDKDRSEQVNLATQYPDRIKEMYKMAFDWEVTLERPRWMLQKKYEQLDIELMDRYRHP, encoded by the coding sequence ATGAAAAAGTTTTTACCGCTCTTATTAAGTATAGTTTGTCTATCAGCGGCAGGTCAAAAGAAGCCGAATATAGTTTTACTTTTTGCTGACGATGCAGGCTACGCAGACTTTGGATTTCATGGAAGTACTGAGATGAAAACGCCAAACCTTGATAGATTAGCGAAACAAAGCGTTCGTGCCACGCAAGCCTACGTTAGCGACCCTACTTGTGGGCCTAGTAGAGCTGGTTTATTGACTGGTAAATACCAGCAACGGTTTGGGTATGAAGAAAACAATGTACCTGGTTTTATGAGTCCTGTATCTGCAGCGGATGGACTAGAAATGGGATTGCCATTAGAAGAAAAAACGATTGCAGATTATTTAAAGAAGGTAGGTTATACTTCCGCTATTTTTGGAAAATGGCATCAAGGCGGAGCCGATCGTTTTCATCCTTTAAAACGTGGTTTTGATACTTTTGCAGGATTTAGAGGAGGTGCTAGAAGTTTTTTTGCTTACCCAAAGCCACCTGCCGACCCACAAAATAAATTTGAATATGGTTTTAATAACTTTCAAGAACCACAGAAGTATTTAACTGATTTATTGGCAGATGAAGCCGTAAAGTTCATTTCCGAAAATAAGGAAAAACCATTTTTTGCTTACGTCGCTTTTAATGCCGTTCATACTCCAATGGAAGCTACAGAAGAGGACCTTGCTCAGTTTCCTAATCTTAAAGGAGATAGAAAAGTAGCCGCCGCCATGATGCTAGCCATGGATAGGGCATGCGGGAAAATCTTAGACCATTTAGATAAAGAAGGACTTACAGAAAATACAATAGTGATTTTTACGAATGACAATGGCGGACCAATTGAGCATAACGCTTCAATAAACGCACCATTAGCAGGTGCAAAAGCAAGCCATTTAGAAGGCGGTATTCGTGTTCCATTTTTAATAAAATGGCCGGGGCATTTAACAGCTAATACCACGTATGATTTGCCCATTAGTACGCTTGACTTTCTACCTACTTTTTATGCTGTAGGTGGTGGCAATAGTAAAGAATTGACGGACTTAGACGGTGTAGATATTATGCCTTTTTTAAGTGGAAAAGAAGAAGCGAGACCTCATGAAATAATGTATTGGAAAAAGGATGCAAGATGTGTGGTAAGAGAAGGTGATTGGAAGTTTATTCGTTATCCTGACAGACCCGCAGAGCTATTTAGGATAGATAAAGATAGGTCTGAACAGGTTAATCTTGCCACTCAATATCCAGATAGAATTAAAGAAATGTACAAAATGGCTTTTGATTGGGAAGTGACTTTAGAACGCCCAAGATGGATGCTACAGAAAAAATACGAACAGCTAGATATTGAGCTTATGGATAGATATAGGCACCCTTAG
- a CDS encoding bifunctional 4-hydroxy-2-oxoglutarate aldolase/2-dehydro-3-deoxy-phosphogluconate aldolase has translation MNVLPDFIKAPIVGILRGFDLATCHQIAEAYQNAGLKYLEITMNTKGVEEIIASLVAKFPSLKIGAGTVCTMDDYKKAINAGASFIVTPIIDLAVIRKAVDMGIPIFPGAYTPTEIFQAWSAGATAVKVFPAGALGSSYIKDVLGPLNEIKLLPTGGVSKENIKEFLQAGAVGAGMGGTLFPKELIHDKNWTKLEEHFKSVLSAAT, from the coding sequence ATGAACGTATTACCCGATTTTATAAAAGCTCCTATTGTAGGAATACTTAGAGGTTTTGACCTAGCCACTTGTCATCAGATTGCTGAAGCTTATCAAAATGCCGGTCTGAAATACCTAGAAATTACCATGAATACCAAGGGTGTTGAAGAAATTATAGCTTCACTTGTGGCTAAGTTTCCAAGTTTAAAAATAGGAGCAGGAACGGTATGTACTATGGACGATTATAAAAAGGCCATTAATGCAGGAGCCTCATTTATAGTAACGCCAATTATAGATTTAGCGGTGATAAGAAAAGCGGTGGATATGGGTATTCCTATTTTTCCTGGAGCATATACGCCTACAGAGATTTTCCAAGCATGGAGTGCGGGAGCTACAGCGGTAAAGGTTTTTCCTGCAGGAGCTTTGGGTAGTTCGTATATAAAAGATGTACTGGGGCCATTAAATGAAATTAAACTATTGCCTACTGGTGGTGTGTCAAAAGAAAACATAAAAGAATTTCTTCAAGCTGGTGCAGTAGGAGCAGGAATGGGAGGTACTTTATTTCCTAAAGAATTGATACACGACAAAAACTGGACAAAGCTAGAAGAGCACTTTAAAAGTGTCCTGTCGGCGGCAACTTAA
- a CDS encoding AraC family transcriptional regulator, producing the protein MKAVLEHIEPRRSTSVLFREISKPNFETPFHYHPELELTYIEKGRGVRHVGMKMEEFEEGDLVFLGANLPHCWLNRPDEDGSFVSSYVIQFHEDVFSESFLKLPEFSVLKALFSMANLGVKFKGQNFGQEMKSIFKKDESQRIIALLQLFLKLANAEKSILLDVAPVGKSNPDRFHLVFSYIIEHFREQISLENVAEIAGLTTTSFCRYFKNITGKTFFEVILEYRIEAVVQLLVTSNKRINEIAFETGFQDIPYFNRSFKKQIGMSPSQFREIRNTRIPAV; encoded by the coding sequence ATGAAGGCAGTTTTAGAGCATATTGAACCAAGAAGAAGCACTTCCGTGCTTTTTAGAGAAATTTCAAAACCTAATTTTGAAACCCCATTTCATTATCACCCAGAACTAGAACTTACCTATATAGAAAAGGGTAGGGGAGTTAGGCACGTGGGTATGAAAATGGAAGAGTTTGAGGAGGGTGATTTGGTGTTTTTAGGGGCGAATTTGCCACATTGCTGGTTAAATAGGCCAGATGAAGATGGTTCTTTTGTGAGTTCCTATGTTATACAATTTCATGAGGATGTGTTTAGTGAATCATTTTTGAAATTACCAGAGTTTTCAGTTTTGAAGGCCTTGTTTTCTATGGCGAATTTGGGTGTAAAGTTTAAGGGGCAAAATTTTGGGCAAGAAATGAAGTCTATTTTTAAAAAAGATGAGTCTCAAAGAATAATAGCCCTACTTCAACTTTTTCTAAAATTGGCCAATGCCGAGAAAAGTATTTTACTTGATGTTGCTCCTGTTGGTAAGTCAAACCCCGATCGGTTTCATTTAGTCTTTTCATACATCATAGAGCATTTTAGAGAACAAATTTCTTTAGAAAATGTGGCAGAAATAGCTGGCCTTACTACTACTTCCTTTTGTCGTTATTTTAAGAATATTACAGGCAAAACGTTTTTTGAAGTTATTCTGGAATACAGAATTGAGGCGGTTGTACAATTATTGGTAACAAGTAATAAGAGGATTAACGAGATTGCCTTTGAAACTGGATTTCAAGATATACCTTATTTTAATCGGAGTTTTAAAAAACAGATTGGCATGAGCCCAAGCCAGTTTAGGGAAATAAGAAATACCAGAATACCTGCAGTATGA
- a CDS encoding Zn-dependent alcohol dehydrogenase: protein MSNNSEITKCLAAVANGKGTFSIEEIQIAPPQGDEVLVKMKAAGICHTDWDSLSWGKPIVMGHEGAGIIERVGPAVKDLKVGDSVILNWAIPCYTCFQCVEGNQHICEKNSAVTAGNALAGGHATLESTTYNGQAIERSFALGTMAEFSLVREAACVKVKSNIPMESAAIVSCGVMTGYGSVVNAAKVSPGSSVVVIGTGGVGLSVVQGAKISGATKIIAIDIKQERLDLAKKFGATHFILASKEDKLLLEASKEVKALCNNRGADYAFECTAIPALGAAPLAMVRNAGTAIQVSGIEEEITIDMNLFEWDKIYINPLYGKARPQIDFPKIIALYEKGELLLDEMVTQTYPLQDLQKAFDHMHKGINAKGVISL, encoded by the coding sequence ATGTCCAATAACTCTGAAATCACAAAATGCTTAGCGGCTGTTGCAAACGGAAAAGGCACCTTTTCAATAGAAGAAATTCAGATTGCACCTCCGCAAGGTGATGAAGTATTGGTCAAAATGAAAGCCGCAGGAATTTGCCATACAGATTGGGATTCTTTGAGCTGGGGTAAACCCATAGTCATGGGACATGAAGGTGCTGGTATTATAGAAAGAGTAGGCCCAGCAGTAAAAGATTTAAAAGTAGGCGATTCTGTTATCTTAAACTGGGCAATTCCATGCTACACTTGTTTTCAATGTGTAGAAGGCAACCAACATATTTGCGAAAAAAACTCTGCAGTAACCGCTGGCAATGCCTTAGCCGGTGGCCATGCTACGCTTGAGAGCACTACCTATAATGGACAAGCTATAGAACGCTCTTTTGCCTTAGGTACTATGGCGGAATTTAGCTTAGTAAGAGAAGCTGCCTGCGTTAAAGTAAAATCAAATATCCCTATGGAAAGTGCTGCCATAGTAAGCTGTGGCGTCATGACTGGTTATGGCTCTGTAGTAAATGCTGCCAAAGTAAGCCCCGGAAGTTCTGTGGTGGTTATAGGTACTGGTGGCGTAGGACTTAGTGTGGTACAAGGAGCAAAGATATCAGGAGCTACTAAAATCATAGCCATTGACATTAAACAAGAACGTCTGGATTTAGCCAAGAAGTTTGGTGCTACGCATTTTATTCTAGCATCAAAAGAAGACAAACTTCTTCTGGAAGCTTCTAAGGAAGTAAAAGCATTATGTAATAATAGAGGAGCCGATTATGCTTTTGAATGCACCGCCATTCCAGCTTTGGGAGCTGCCCCACTAGCAATGGTGAGAAATGCAGGTACAGCAATTCAAGTAAGTGGAATAGAAGAAGAAATCACCATAGATATGAATCTTTTTGAATGGGATAAAATATATATAAACCCATTATACGGAAAAGCGAGACCTCAAATTGACTTTCCAAAAATCATTGCCCTTTACGAAAAAGGCGAGCTTCTTTTAGATGAAATGGTTACCCAAACTTATCCTCTCCAAGACCTACAAAAAGCCTTTGATCACATGCATAAAGGAATAAACGCAAAAGGAGTTATCAGTCTATGA
- a CDS encoding alpha/beta hydrolase — translation MKSFFTIEKASHAGFDYFTVKSKVLGQRGDISVYKPAGNHENLPVVILLHGVYGSHWAWSLKGRVHEVLEKGIREGTLPPMMLVMPSDGLFQDGSGYLKHHDADYEKWIVDEIPTLIKEQYKEVTKKSHFFLTGLSMGGYGALRLGAKNPNVFSAFSGLSSIINFSEFEQFIEDFGQLKSSVVSPENVSEVLLANRQNLKPFRFDCGENDDLYSANVAMHELLKKENIKHEFFTYPGEHSWEYWEKYIKESLLFFAQNIKKTN, via the coding sequence ATGAAGTCATTTTTCACTATAGAAAAAGCGAGTCATGCCGGCTTCGACTATTTTACTGTAAAAAGTAAAGTATTAGGTCAACGAGGAGATATTTCTGTATATAAACCTGCAGGTAATCACGAAAACTTGCCCGTAGTTATTTTACTTCATGGCGTATATGGAAGCCACTGGGCTTGGAGTTTAAAAGGCCGTGTTCATGAAGTTTTAGAAAAGGGTATTAGGGAAGGAACACTTCCACCAATGATGCTCGTGATGCCATCCGACGGCTTGTTTCAAGATGGAAGTGGTTACTTAAAACATCATGATGCAGATTATGAAAAATGGATTGTGGATGAAATCCCTACACTTATTAAAGAACAGTATAAGGAGGTAACAAAAAAGTCACACTTCTTTCTCACTGGACTTTCTATGGGTGGCTATGGAGCATTAAGACTTGGTGCTAAAAACCCAAATGTCTTTTCAGCCTTTAGTGGACTATCTTCCATAATTAACTTCAGTGAATTCGAACAATTTATTGAAGATTTTGGTCAATTGAAATCTTCAGTTGTTTCTCCAGAAAATGTGAGTGAAGTATTACTAGCCAATAGACAAAACTTGAAACCTTTTAGGTTTGACTGTGGTGAAAATGATGATTTGTATAGTGCCAATGTTGCAATGCATGAACTATTAAAAAAAGAAAATATAAAACATGAGTTTTTCACCTATCCGGGAGAGCACTCATGGGAATATTGGGAAAAGTATATTAAGGAAAGCTTACTATTTTTTGCCCAAAACATTAAAAAAACTAATTAA
- a CDS encoding cytochrome P450: MDKKISEFKDPFSTARKEKGIGEMDDQNDPVQMLLRLKDVRKTAHNWKTFQSGAKPGRIVIPSEVDIRETRQLPFELDPPEHTEFRGIVEDWFKRPQNEEYAQNVKKQISSAIDDAMLKESFDMVTDLALPIQSRALTLLFNIPLEEAKVWISWGTHVFRSEGEALDKDKANVLYDYIDEQLEKAAKNPGEDLYSVLLQSEYQGRKITKEEAKGVMVLTFAGGRDTIINALTNATAYFAEHPESLNRLKEEPQLIGKAVEEFVRYFSPLTQMGRVVTEDTYVCEHAAKADTRVSLCWASANRDETVFENPNEIQIDRKMNPHVGFGFSHHKCMGAPHARQVMKIFIEVLTEKVGQIEILDFKENIEELGEFERKVGFHNLQINLKPIA, translated from the coding sequence ATGGATAAGAAAATAAGTGAATTTAAAGATCCTTTTAGCACTGCCCGTAAAGAAAAAGGAATTGGAGAAATGGATGACCAAAACGATCCGGTTCAAATGTTACTTCGGTTAAAGGATGTACGTAAAACAGCCCATAACTGGAAAACTTTTCAATCTGGTGCTAAACCTGGTCGTATTGTTATTCCATCTGAGGTAGATATACGAGAGACAAGACAGCTTCCTTTTGAACTAGACCCTCCTGAGCATACAGAATTCAGAGGCATTGTAGAAGATTGGTTTAAAAGACCACAGAACGAAGAATATGCCCAGAACGTAAAAAAACAAATCTCCAGTGCAATAGATGACGCCATGCTCAAAGAATCATTTGACATGGTAACAGATTTGGCTCTGCCTATCCAATCAAGGGCTTTGACTTTGCTTTTTAACATCCCGTTGGAAGAAGCTAAAGTATGGATTTCATGGGGTACACATGTTTTCAGAAGTGAAGGCGAAGCTTTAGACAAAGACAAAGCAAATGTACTCTATGATTATATTGATGAGCAATTAGAAAAGGCGGCTAAAAACCCAGGTGAAGACTTGTATTCTGTACTCTTGCAGTCTGAATATCAAGGACGTAAAATCACCAAAGAAGAAGCCAAAGGTGTGATGGTTCTAACTTTTGCTGGAGGAAGAGACACTATTATAAATGCATTGACCAACGCTACCGCATATTTTGCAGAGCATCCTGAATCTCTTAATCGACTAAAAGAAGAGCCTCAACTTATAGGCAAAGCAGTTGAAGAGTTTGTACGTTATTTCTCGCCACTCACGCAGATGGGTAGAGTAGTTACGGAAGACACCTACGTATGCGAACATGCCGCCAAAGCAGACACCCGTGTTTCACTTTGTTGGGCATCTGCCAATAGAGACGAAACTGTTTTTGAGAACCCAAACGAAATACAAATTGACAGAAAAATGAATCCTCATGTGGGTTTTGGTTTCAGTCACCATAAATGTATGGGAGCTCCGCATGCTCGCCAAGTAATGAAGATTTTCATAGAGGTTTTGACTGAAAAAGTAGGTCAAATAGAGATTCTAGACTTTAAAGAAAACATAGAAGAACTAGGTGAGTTCGAAAGAAAAGTTGGATTTCATAATTTACAGATTAACCTCAAACCTATAGCATAA